Part of the Sphaerochaeta associata genome is shown below.
CCAAAGGACGTGAACGTCACCTGCAACGTGCTCTATTGCAGTACAACAAGCCAGAAAACAGAGCCTTGGTTCTTGAAGCCTTGGAGAAAGCAAACAGAAAGGACTTGACGAGGGTTCTCCTCGCAAGACGGTACACTTCGTGACACGAGAGATTTCAGAACGGAAGGACTTTTTTCTGAAAATGTTTTCCATCGCCCTTCCGGTGGTAGTGCAAAGTCTGCTCAACAATTCACTCTCCTTCGTCGATACCCTAATGATCGGCCAACTTGGGGAGTCGTCCATCGCCGCGGTGGCACTGGCGAATCAGATGTTCTTCCTGATCAGCCTCCTCTTTTTCGGGGTTACCAGCGGTTCGGCGATCTTTCTATCCCAGTATTGGGGTGCCCGCAACGAGACGGACATCCAGAAAGTACTGGGCATCTCCCTCTCCATTGCGGGAATCGGTGCGTTGCTTGTTGCTCTTGCCTCCTTCTTTTTTCCCCGCCACATCATGCATATTTTCACCACCGAGGAGACGGTTGTCCAAATAGGGATTTCGTATCTGAAAATCGTTGCAGTCAGCTATCTCTTTTCGGCGTTCAGCCAAATCATGGCTACGGCACTGAGAGTCATCGGAAAAGCAAAGATACCCTTGCAGGTCGCTCTTGTATCCCTTTCATTGAATGCAGTAGGCAACTATTTGTTGATCTTCGGTATCGGACCATTCCCCCAGTGGGGAGTTGCAGGAGCAGCCTTGGCAACCGCCGTCAGCCGCCTGATCGAGATGCTTGCACTTCTGTACATCGTGTATAGGCGCCATCCTGTCATTGCGATACGAAGCAGGCAGGCTTTTGTCTGGAACAAGAAATTTGTTCTGCATATTCTTCCCACCAGCCTCCCTGTCATCATCAATGAGATTTTCTGGGCCCTGGGTATGACAACCTATAAGATTGCCTACAGCCGGATGGGAATCGAGGCTATCGCAGCCATCAATGTAGCAGAATCGATCGGCAATCTTTTCTTTGTGGTTATGATGGGAGTGAGCAACGCCACCCTGATCATGATCGGGGTGAAAATCGGCGAGAAGCAAGTACCTCTGGCCCGCCTCTATGCAAGGCGCTTCATAACAACCGCTTTCCTGGTAGGCATCGGTATGGGCATGTTTGAGTTCTTCTTCGCACCGGTCTTCGCCCAGTTCTTCAATATCCGCGATGAAGTGCGTCAACTCGCCATATACTGCCTGTACATCAACGCCGCCCTGCTGCCTATCAAGAGTCTGAATATGGTGATAATCGTCGGTATTCTTCGCAGCGGCGGCGATACCCGTTATTCGATGTTCGCCGAAATGTTCGGTGTCTGGGCCGTCGGGGTACCCCTCGCTTTCTTCGGCGCCCTGGTACTGAAATTGAACATCTACCAGCTCTACTTATTGTTGGGCATGGAGGAAGTCTCCAAACTGGTGTTAGGCATGTACCGCATCAAAAAAGGAACGTGGGTCAACGACCTCACCGAGCTTCATTGACCTGTATGCAATATGCTCTTATAGTTTATCCAAGAGAGGTACCTTATGAGTCTGAGAACTGTACTGACCAACGGAACTGTCGTAACCGGGTATGCAAAGCTTAAGAATTGCGCCCTTTATATAACCGAGGAAGGGGAGATCGGGGATATCTTCAATATGAGAAGATTGGAGGAGAAGCATTTCCCCCCCGATACCATCATGATCGACGTGCAGGGTTCCTATATCATGCCCGGTTTCATCGACTCCCACATCCATGGAATCGGTGGATTCGGTACCGAGGATTGCAAACCCGCTTCCATTCTGGGCATGAGCGAACGCCTTGCAGATTTCGGAGTAAGCGCCTTCATGCCGACCGTCTACACCGATAAGCTTGACGTGATGCTTGCAAGCATCCAGAGCATTGTCGAAGCCATGGGAAGCGAGCAAGGTGCAAAAATCATGGGGGTCAATCTTGAAGGCCCCTTCATCTCCATGGCACGCGTCGGGGCACAGAACCCGGAAGGGGTGCTTCCGGTTAACCTGGAGGTTTTCAACCAACTCATCGAAGCAGGAAAAGGCAAGATCTTGTGCATGACGGTAGCCCCTGAGCTCAAGCACATGCGCGAATTAGCACTGCTGGCCCGTGAAAAGAACATCGTTCTGCTCGCAGGTCACACAGACGCCACCTATGAAAACATTATGGAAGGCATGCAGTGCGGCATCTTCCACTCCACCCATTTCTTCAATGCCATGAGTCGACTGCACCATCGAAACCCAGGTACGGTCGGCGCTATTCTGATCCAGCGCGAGATGCAATGCGAAGTTATCTGCGACGGTGTCCATGTCCACCCCGAGCTTATAAAAATGTTGCTCAGGGAAAAGCCCTTGGACAATATCGTTATGGTCACCGATTCACTCAAGCCCACCAAGCAGAGAACAGGAACCTTGAAAGCGAACGGAATGGACGTGGCCATGGCCAGTGACGGTGCATTCATCAGCATCAAGGATCCGGACCTCTTTGTAGGGAGCGGTTTGACCATGCTCCAAGGGCTGAAGAATGTTGTTGAATGGGAAATCCCCATCCAGCAAGCCAGCCAAATGAGCTCCACCAATCCGGCACGCATATACGGCCTTGCCAAGCAAGGCATGCTGGTTCCCGGCTATAAGGCCGATGTGGTGGTCCTCGACCAGAACCTCCAGATGAAGGGACTGTTCATCGACGGCAACCTGATACGGGACCGTTTTGCCTGAAACACACGGTAAGGAGCAATCAAGATGCAGAGTGCAGTACAGGGCTTGAAACCTGAGAATTTGTGGCGTTATTTTTCTGAACTTTCCGACATTCCCAGAGAGTCGGGCAATGAGGAGGGTGTGCGACAATTTCTCCTGGCTTTCGCCAAGCAGCATAACCTCGAGGCAGTCGTCGACACCATCGGCAATGTAATTATCCGCAAACAAGCGTACAAGGGCTATGAAGACAGACCTTGGGTTGCCTTGCAGGGGCATATGGACATGGTATGCGTCAAGGAAGAAGGAAGCAGCCACGACTTTGCCAAGGATCCGATCAAGCTGGTTCGTGACGGGGATTTTTTGAAAGCCGATAAAACCACCTTGGGAGGGGACAACGGCATTGCAATCGCCCTAGTCCTGGATATTCTTGCCGACCCTGATTGCAAGCACGGCCCGATTGAGGCCATCTTCACCGTCAGCGAGGAGACCGGATTGACCGGCGCCTTCAATGTCGAGCAGAAGCATATCAACAGCCGTCTTATGATCAACCTCGACAGTGAGGAGGAGGGTGTGCTGTACATCGGCTGTGCCGGTGGCATAGAGGTCCGCTCCTTTCTGCCGGTTACCTGGTCGAAGGTCGACCCTTCGGGCAAAGCCTTCCTGTTGACAGCAAACGGAATGCTTGGCGGACACAGCGGAGCGGAGATCCACCAGCAGCGGGCCAATGCAATCAAGGTTGTTGCACGTGTCCTGCACCAAGCTCCCGATTTTCAGGTATTCAAAGCTGAAGGCGGCACCAAACGCAATGTAATTCCTTCAGTATGCATGGCAGCGGTGGTTGTAAAAGCCGAGGATGAGCATGCTCTCAGGGCCTTGTTGGAGAAGGTTCAAGCAGAGCTTTCAGGGGAGTATGAGCTTTCCGACCCCGGTCTCACGCTCTCCCTGACCGAAACCGCCCTCCCGGAAAGAGCTGTTGATTGCGAAACAAGCAGACGATTCTTTACAGCCTTATACGCAGCCCATCATGGTGTTGATGCCATGAGCATGTCGATCCCGGGCATCGTTGAGACTTCATCCAACCTTGCGATCATGCGATTGGAAGAGGATGGTTTCAAGGTGATATCCAGTCATCGATCGTCGGTGCTCTCAGCCCGCGATGATATCGCCCATCGATTTGCGTCTGTCTTTACTCTCATCGGTTCGCACGTACGCTTCGAGGGGGCCTACCCTTCATGGAAACCCAATCCCCATTCGGTTCTCACCGGATTTTGTGCAAAGGCTTATGAAGAGTACAGCGGGAAAAAGCCCACCATTACGGCGATTCACGCCGGTCTTGAATGCGGCATCATCAACAGCAGAATCGAAGGGATGGATTCTGTCTCCTTCGGCCCGGATATGTATGATGTGCATTCGGTGAAAGAGCGGCTATCCATCTCGTCGGTTGAGCGCATAAGCGGCTTCACCCGCCACCTGCTGTCCATCATCGAATGAGCAAGCCGGTCATCGGTTTGGGAGGAGTTCTTGAGAAGGCTCCTCCCACTTCCGCCTTTCCGTCCTTCAGGCGATTGTTCACCAACGAAGGCTATCTCTCAAAGCTGCAGAAGGCAGGAGCCCTGCCAATCCTGCTTCCCATGGTACCTCCAACCGATTTGGAACTGCTGGTCAGCCTGTGCGACGGCATCCTCCTCCCCGGAGGTCCTGACGTCGATCCTTCACTCTACAACCAAGAACGGCACGAACTGTGCGGGCCTTCCGATATGGATGTAGACCGCTATCAGATCCAGCTTTTTCGGATGGCTCGCAAGCTGAACAAGCCGATTCTTGGGATCTGTAGAGGCACCCAGCTGATCAACGTCGCTCAAGGCGGAACACTGTTTCAGGACTATCGCCTGCAAAGCGAAAAGCCCATAGCCCATCCGGATTACGAAAGATGGGGTTCGAAAAGCCATCAGGTGGAACTCTCACCACAATCCAAACTCTACAAACTATTCAAAACACACACACTCGGGGTGAACAGCCTGCACCACCAAAGTGTTGCGAAACCAGGAGAACATTGCATTGTCACAGCTCGATCTGCCGACGACAGTATTGAGGCAATCGAGCTTTCCAGCGGAGCATGGTGCATAGGGGTGCAGTGGCACCCGGAGGCAATGGGAAGTGAGATGGACTGCCTCTTTGAGGCATTCATCAAACAAGCCCTTTCACAAGGGAAGTCCGGGTTTCCCCGGACTCCCTGACTGTTCAGCCTTTGATCTCTTTTGCCATTGCCTTGGCAAGCTCATACGCCTTTTTCTTGTCTTCCTCGGTCGGTGAACCTTGGTACTCGATTACGCCCTTGCAGTCGAGCTTCATTGCAGTAGAGAACTCGTCAAACTGCTTCTGTGCACCGCCGGACCACCCGAAGGAGCCGAAGCGAAGCGTCTTGCGCCCGACTACATGACTGCGTTCCAGAATGTCCAGAACATGATACATGGGCGGGAACATCTTATACTCATAGGTCGGCATTCCGATGACCAGTCCCTCACTTCTCCAGACCTTCTCAAGTACAAAGGACTCATGCGTCTGGGGAACCTGCAGCACATGAACAGGAAGCCCTTCGCTCTTGATTCCCTCGACGATGGAAGAGAGCAACGCTTCGGTATTGCCATACATGCTGGACCAGACCACCGCCACTTCCTTCTCTCTGGGTCCTTGCATATAGGTTGCCAGGCGCTTGTACCAGTCAATGATCTTCTCCGGCTCGGTTCTCCATACCACCCCATGGCTGGGGGCGACGACCTTGATGTCCAGGCCATCAAGCTTCGCTATGCCCCTGAGGACAAACGAGGAGAAGGAGGAGACGATATTGGCATAGTAGCGCTCGGTTTCGCTTGCCAGATGCACAAGCTCCTCTTCGCTCTGTTCGTCATCGAAACACTTGGCATATCGTCCGAACGAGCCGAATGCATCACAACTGAACAGGATTCCATCCTCAACCAGAAAGGTCATCATGGTCTCCGGCCAATGGATGTTCGGAGTCATGAAGAACTGCAGTGTCTTTCCCCCAAGGTCGAGCGTCTCTCCGTCCTTGACGGCATGGACATTCTTCTCGATCTTGTAGAAGTGCTTGATCAGGTTCACAGCCTTGTCGCTGCACAGGATCTGAACATCGGGATACTTTTCCACAATCTTGGCCATTGAGCCGGTGTGGTCGGGTTCCATATGGTTGATGACGATATAATCAAGATTGCCTGCATCAAGAGAGAGGTCTTCAAGTTGCTGGTTCACAGCAGCCAATGCACCATCCCAGTCCTTCACCAGGTCGATCAATACACGCTTATTGGTGCCCTTGACCACATAGGAGTTCAACATAACTCCATCCGGGATGGGCCAAATTCCTTCAAACAGGTCACGATTGCCGATCTGCGCGGCAACTCGATAGACACCGTCCGCTAATCTGTCAGGTTTCATTTCGTTGTATCTCCTTACTCTTCATACGATACACAATATTTGAGAAGTTGTGAATCAGAGATAGAGCTGGCTTTGCTTTTGCAACGCAAAGATCGAAGCCTGCACCTGCTTATACGAACTCATGTGCAAGGCAAGCAGGGCATGGAAATCCTTGGAGTGGTTGAAATGCACCAAGTGCGCCATCTCATGCAGGACCAGGTAGGAGAGCTGTGTCTCATCCAGAATCTGGCATCGCAGGGAGAAGTTCAGCCTTCCTTTCGCAGAACAACTTCCCCACCGGCTTCTGCTGTCCCGCACAGAAAAGGGTGGCTTTGCAACCCCAAGCCGTCCTGCCCAAAGCGTGACCAACGGCTCCAACCTCGCTTTGACTGTTTTTCGGTACAACTCCTTGATCATTCGTTGGACCACCAACGGTTGCACTTTTTCTCCGCAATAGGTCACCACCAAGCTATCTCCATCGAGGACGATCCCCTGTTTCGTACCCTGTCTCAACTCAAGGGTGTATTGCTCTCCCCCGAACAGGAATACATCGCCGTTCTGATAGGTATGCAGGTGCATCTTCTGATCGACTATCGCCTGCCGCAAGGTTTCCTGATGACTGACAATAACCCGTTCTATGGCAGCCAGTGAGACCCGGTAGGGTGCGTTCACCTTGACCGTCCCGTCGGCGAGGACGCGCACGGAAATGAGCCGGCTGGTCCGCCGACGTTCCAATGTATAGGGAATGGATGCTACTTTACCCTGTGTTTTCATTCTGCTACAGTATCTCCCATGCAACAAGCCAAGTCCATGATTTTGCATCTTCAACAACCGGTAGCCTATCAGAAGGCTCCGTTTTCAACTACTGATGCAGAAAAAGCCTATCAAGAAACGCTCTCCTTGCTGGATGGGCGACC
Proteins encoded:
- a CDS encoding MATE family efflux transporter, which codes for MTREISERKDFFLKMFSIALPVVVQSLLNNSLSFVDTLMIGQLGESSIAAVALANQMFFLISLLFFGVTSGSAIFLSQYWGARNETDIQKVLGISLSIAGIGALLVALASFFFPRHIMHIFTTEETVVQIGISYLKIVAVSYLFSAFSQIMATALRVIGKAKIPLQVALVSLSLNAVGNYLLIFGIGPFPQWGVAGAALATAVSRLIEMLALLYIVYRRHPVIAIRSRQAFVWNKKFVLHILPTSLPVIINEIFWALGMTTYKIAYSRMGIEAIAAINVAESIGNLFFVVMMGVSNATLIMIGVKIGEKQVPLARLYARRFITTAFLVGIGMGMFEFFFAPVFAQFFNIRDEVRQLAIYCLYINAALLPIKSLNMVIIVGILRSGGDTRYSMFAEMFGVWAVGVPLAFFGALVLKLNIYQLYLLLGMEEVSKLVLGMYRIKKGTWVNDLTELH
- the nagA gene encoding N-acetylglucosamine-6-phosphate deacetylase, which gives rise to MSLRTVLTNGTVVTGYAKLKNCALYITEEGEIGDIFNMRRLEEKHFPPDTIMIDVQGSYIMPGFIDSHIHGIGGFGTEDCKPASILGMSERLADFGVSAFMPTVYTDKLDVMLASIQSIVEAMGSEQGAKIMGVNLEGPFISMARVGAQNPEGVLPVNLEVFNQLIEAGKGKILCMTVAPELKHMRELALLAREKNIVLLAGHTDATYENIMEGMQCGIFHSTHFFNAMSRLHHRNPGTVGAILIQREMQCEVICDGVHVHPELIKMLLREKPLDNIVMVTDSLKPTKQRTGTLKANGMDVAMASDGAFISIKDPDLFVGSGLTMLQGLKNVVEWEIPIQQASQMSSTNPARIYGLAKQGMLVPGYKADVVVLDQNLQMKGLFIDGNLIRDRFA
- a CDS encoding aminoacyl-histidine dipeptidase, whose product is MQSAVQGLKPENLWRYFSELSDIPRESGNEEGVRQFLLAFAKQHNLEAVVDTIGNVIIRKQAYKGYEDRPWVALQGHMDMVCVKEEGSSHDFAKDPIKLVRDGDFLKADKTTLGGDNGIAIALVLDILADPDCKHGPIEAIFTVSEETGLTGAFNVEQKHINSRLMINLDSEEEGVLYIGCAGGIEVRSFLPVTWSKVDPSGKAFLLTANGMLGGHSGAEIHQQRANAIKVVARVLHQAPDFQVFKAEGGTKRNVIPSVCMAAVVVKAEDEHALRALLEKVQAELSGEYELSDPGLTLSLTETALPERAVDCETSRRFFTALYAAHHGVDAMSMSIPGIVETSSNLAIMRLEEDGFKVISSHRSSVLSARDDIAHRFASVFTLIGSHVRFEGAYPSWKPNPHSVLTGFCAKAYEEYSGKKPTITAIHAGLECGIINSRIEGMDSVSFGPDMYDVHSVKERLSISSVERISGFTRHLLSIIE
- a CDS encoding gamma-glutamyl-gamma-aminobutyrate hydrolase family protein; the protein is MSKPVIGLGGVLEKAPPTSAFPSFRRLFTNEGYLSKLQKAGALPILLPMVPPTDLELLVSLCDGILLPGGPDVDPSLYNQERHELCGPSDMDVDRYQIQLFRMARKLNKPILGICRGTQLINVAQGGTLFQDYRLQSEKPIAHPDYERWGSKSHQVELSPQSKLYKLFKTHTLGVNSLHHQSVAKPGEHCIVTARSADDSIEAIELSSGAWCIGVQWHPEAMGSEMDCLFEAFIKQALSQGKSGFPRTP
- a CDS encoding FprA family A-type flavoprotein, whose amino-acid sequence is MKPDRLADGVYRVAAQIGNRDLFEGIWPIPDGVMLNSYVVKGTNKRVLIDLVKDWDGALAAVNQQLEDLSLDAGNLDYIVINHMEPDHTGSMAKIVEKYPDVQILCSDKAVNLIKHFYKIEKNVHAVKDGETLDLGGKTLQFFMTPNIHWPETMMTFLVEDGILFSCDAFGSFGRYAKCFDDEQSEEELVHLASETERYYANIVSSFSSFVLRGIAKLDGLDIKVVAPSHGVVWRTEPEKIIDWYKRLATYMQGPREKEVAVVWSSMYGNTEALLSSIVEGIKSEGLPVHVLQVPQTHESFVLEKVWRSEGLVIGMPTYEYKMFPPMYHVLDILERSHVVGRKTLRFGSFGWSGGAQKQFDEFSTAMKLDCKGVIEYQGSPTEEDKKKAYELAKAMAKEIKG
- a CDS encoding M48 family metallopeptidase, translating into MKTQGKVASIPYTLERRRTSRLISVRVLADGTVKVNAPYRVSLAAIERVIVSHQETLRQAIVDQKMHLHTYQNGDVFLFGGEQYTLELRQGTKQGIVLDGDSLVVTYCGEKVQPLVVQRMIKELYRKTVKARLEPLVTLWAGRLGVAKPPFSVRDSRSRWGSCSAKGRLNFSLRCQILDETQLSYLVLHEMAHLVHFNHSKDFHALLALHMSSYKQVQASIFALQKQSQLYL